One genomic window of Solanum stenotomum isolate F172 chromosome 9, ASM1918654v1, whole genome shotgun sequence includes the following:
- the LOC125876451 gene encoding acid phosphatase 1 — translation MRILWIFVFLMLLTVAIGSENLNSHVFSRPLIIEYPENNENQLKCTSWRFAVETNNLSPWKTIPEECADYVREYVVGPGYKNDIDRVSNEAGEYAKSVDLGDDGRDVWVFDVDETLLSNLPYYSDHGYGLEVFDSVEFDKWVEKGTAPALGSSLKLYQEVLSLGFKVFLLTGRSKRHRSVTVENLMNAGFHDWHKLILRGPDDHVKTATTFKSERRNEIVEEGFRIVGNSGDQWSDLLGSSMSNRSFKLPNPIYYIP, via the exons ATGAGAATTTTGTGGATTTTCGTTTTCTTGATGTTGTTGACTGTTGCAATTGGAAGTGAAAATCTTAACTCTCATGTGTTTTCGAGGCCATTGATTATTGAGTATcctgaaaataatgaaaaccAATTGAAGTGTACGAGTTGGAGGTTTGCTGTTGAAACGAATAATTTAAGTCCATGGAAGACGATTCCAGAGGAATGTGCTGATTATGTGAGGGAATATGTTGTGGGTCCGGGTTATAAAAATGACATTGATAGGGTTTCGAATGAGGCGGGAGAATATGCGAAAAGTGTTGATTTGGGAGATGATGGAAGAGATGTGTGGGTTTTTGATGTTGACGAAACTTTGCTTTCTAATCTTCCGTACTATTCTGATCATGGTTATGG ATTGGAGGTTTTTGATAGTGTGGAATTTGATAAATGGGTTGAGAAGGGAACGGCACCAGCCTTAGGGTCCAGTTTGAAgctttatcaagaagttctgaGTTTGGGATTCAAAGTTTTCTTGCTGACTGGGCGCAGCAAAAGACACAGAAGTGTTACAGTGGAGAATTTGATGAACGCTGGATTCCACGATTGGCACAAGCTCATTCTTAG AGGGCCGGACGACCATGTCAAAACAGCAACAACCTTTAAATCAGAGAGACGAAATGAGATTGTAGAAGAAGGGTTCCGAATAGTGGGCAACTCAGGAGACCAATGGAGTGATCTGCTAGGTTCTTCTATGTCTAATCGCTCATTCAAGCTTCCAAATCCCATCTACTACATTCCCTAA